A genomic window from Antedon mediterranea chromosome 4, ecAntMedi1.1, whole genome shotgun sequence includes:
- the LOC140046895 gene encoding BRCA2 and CDKN1A-interacting protein-like, protein MSSYGKKRRVNENKVEEADKPEEDSSEDEIENIDDEESDSDVEINEEVQIEFEALPPQPGDADGITRLLQQLFGKAHIDLGDLTKTILSQDHVGSVVKQSADQLAEDSDQDDDESEDDIFGFISVINITKKESPSTNQLKNWIFDKCKKCGTQSDNDQLNSVLEGGKHSVGFLITERFINIPPQLALPLHKSLQKDLGLASQKSPKFNFDYYLMISKTFKSPESSASSKTSKQGKESKDEIALFANAEDEYFHEESMLSFSFPVSEEGNLAVGGKWSGDDTELNVYRTVMLIPTTAIKPIIAKMEKTLAL, encoded by the exons atgtcGTCTTACGGTAAAAAACGGCGTGTGAATGAAAATAAAGTAGAAGAGGCTGATAAGCCAGAAGAAGACAGTTCGGAAGATGAAATAGAAAATATCGATGATGAAGAATCTGATTCTGATGTTGAAATTAATGAG GAAGTCCAGATAGAATTTGAAGCCTTACCGCCACAACCAGGGGATGCTGATGGCATTACTCGACTTTTACAACAG TTATTTGGAAAAGCTCACATAGACTTAGGTGACTTAACAAAGACTATCCTGTCACAAGATCATGTTGGAAGTGTTGTAAAG CAAAGCGCTGATCAGTTAGCAGAGGATAGCGACCAAGATGATGATGAAAGCGAAGACGATATTTTTGGATTCATATCAGTAATCAATATTACCAAAAAG GAATCGCCAAGcacaaatcaattaaaaaactGGATCTTCGATAAATGTAAAAAGTGTGGTACACAATCAGATAATGACCAACTAAATTCGGTTCTAGAGGGCGGTAAACACTCGGTTGGATTTCTAATAACAGAACGCTTTATCAACATTCCACCACAGTTAGCATTACCGCTTCATAAAAGTTTACA gaaagatTTGGGGTTAGCAAGTCAGAAGAGTCCAAAGTTTAACTTTGATTATTACTTAATGAtcagtaaaacatttaaaagtcCAGAAAGCTCTGCATCTTCAAAAACCAGCAAACAAGGGAAGGAGTCCAAAGATGAAATTGCATTGTTTGCAAATGCAGAAGACGAGTACTTTCACGAG GAATCGATGTTGTCGTTCAGTTTTCCTGTTTCAGAAGAAGGTAACCTAGCTGTTGGTGGAAAGTGGTCGGGAGACGATACTGAACTGAATGTCTACAGAACAGTCATGTTAATACCAACAACAGCAATTAAACCCATCATAGCAAAGATGGAAAAGACCTTAGCATTATAA
- the LOC140046894 gene encoding putative pre-mRNA-splicing factor ATP-dependent RNA helicase PRP1 gives MSKRHRLDIGDSASSKKHSSDDRKDRRDGDRNSSRSSSFTSAVAKIPAIKQMAINPFTGLPFTPRYHTILAKRVLLPVFEYKDKFMEMLDKYQVTVLVGETGSGKTTQIPQWCLEYVRVKYALANKKGVACTQPRRVAAMSVAQRVADEMDIMIGNEVGYSIRFEDCTSNKTILKYMTDGMLLREAMTDPLLERYGVILLDEAHERTLATDILMGLLKEVEKQRPDLKIVVMSATLDAGKFQSYFSNAPLMTVPGRTHPVEIFYTPTPERDYLEAAVRTVVQIHVCEEIEGDILLFLTGQEEIEECCKRLKREVDNLGPEAGELKSIPLYSTLPPQQQQRIFESAPPKKSNGAIGRKVVVSTNIAETSLTIDGVVFVIDPGFAKQKVYNPRIRVESLLVSPISKASAQQRAGRAGRTRPGKCFRLYTEKAYDSEMQSNTYPEILRSNLGTVVLQLKKLGIDDLVHFDFMDPPAPETLMRALELLNYLSALDDNGDLTELGSMMAEFPLDPQLAKMVIASAQYNCSNEILSVTAMLSVPQCFVRPNEAKKAADDAKMRFAHIDGDHLTLLNVYHAFKQSNEDPQWCYDNFIQYRSMKSSDNVRQQLARIMDRFALKRTSTDFNSKDYYMNIRKALVSGFFMQVAHLERTGHYLTVKDNQVVQLHPSTCLDHKPEWVLYNEFVLTTKNYIRTVTDIKADWLIRNAPQYYNMDNFPQCEAKRVLERLIAKLQAREYTSSTQA, from the exons ATGTCAAAACGACATCGTTTAGATATTGGAGATTCCGCATCCTCAAAAAAGCATTCGAGTGATGATCG gAAAGACAGAAGAGATGGTGATCGGAACAGTTCTCGCAGTTCTTCATTTACCTCCGCTGTTGCCAAGATTCCAGCTATCAAGCAGATGGCTATTAACCCATTCACTGGCCTACCATTTACACCAAGATACCACACAATTCTAGCCAAAAGAGTATTATTACCAGTTTTTGAATACAAAGACAAGTTTATGGAAATGTTAGATAAATACCAAGTTACCGTGTTGGTTGGTGAAACAGGGTCTGGAAAAACAACACAG ATTCCTCAATGGTGTTTAGAATATGTACGTGTGAAGTATGCACTAGCGAACAAAAAAGGAGTTGCATGTACGCAGCCCCGTCGAGTTGCAGCTATGAGTGTTGCGCAACGTGTTGCTGATGAGATGGACATTATGATTGGTAACGAAGTTGGCTACAGTATTCGTTTTGAAGACTGTACAAGCAACAAGACAATCCTTAA ATACATGACAGATGGTATGTTGCTACGCGAGGCAATGACTGACCCATTGTTAGAACGATACGGTGTCATCCTATTGGATGAGGCTCATGAACGTACATTAGCTACAGATATACTCATGGGATTACTAAAGGAGGTTGAGAAACAACGTCCAGATCTTAAGATTGTTGTCATGAGTGCTACACTTGATGCTGGCAAATTTCAG AGTTACTTTTCAAATGCCCCGCTAATGACTGTTCCTGGTCGTACACATCCGGTAGAAATCTTCTACACGCCCACACCAGAGAGGGATTATTTGGAAGCTGCTGTGCGTACTGTTGTCCAGATTCATGTATGTGAAGAGATAGAGGGcgatattcttttatttttgactGGTCAAGAG GAAATTGAAGAATGTTGTAAACGGCTTAAGCGCGAGGTTGATAATCTAGGACCGGAGGCAGGAGAGTTAAAATCAATTCCGCTGTATTCAACACTGCCCCCTCAGCAGCAACAGAGAATCTTTGAATCAGCTCCGCCAAAGAAGTCGAATGGAGCCATTGGTAGGAAGGTTGTGGTGTCCACCAATATTGCAGAAACATCACTCACAATTGATGGTGTAGTGTTTGTCATTGATCCTGGTTTTGCTAAGCAAAAG GTGTACAATCCACGTATTCGTGTTGAGTCTCTTCTCGTCTCGCCAATAAGCAAAGCAAGTGCTCAGCAGAGAGCAGGTCGTGCGGGTCGTACGCGACCTGGAAAGTGTTTCCGACTTTACACAGAAAAGGCATACGATAGCGAAATGCAAAGTAACACATACCCTGAGATTTTAAGGTCTAATTTGGGAACGGTAGTACTTCAGTTGAAGAAGCTTGGTATTGATGATCTTGTACATTTTGATTTCATGGATCCACCAg CCCCAGAAACATTGATGAGAGCTCTTGAACTGTTAAACTACCTGAGTGCATTAGATGACAATGGTGACTTGACCGAGCTAGGTTCTATGATGGCCGAGTTCCCACTGGACCCTCAACTGGCCAAAATGGTGATTGCTAGTGCACAATACAACTGCTCTAATGAGATTTTATCAGTAACTGCCATGTTATCAG TTCCACAGTGTTTTGTACGACCAAACGAGGCAAAGAAAGCTGCGGATGATGCGAAGATGAGGTTTGCGCACATCGATGGGGATCACCTGACGCTACTCAATGTCTATCATGCATTTAAACAGA gtAATGAAGATCCTCAGTGGTGTTACGATAACTTCATCCAATATCGTTCAATGAAATCATCGGACAATGTACGGCAACAACTTGCCCGAATCATGGATCGGTTCGCCCTCAAACGAACCAGCACAGACTTCAATAGCAAAGATTATTATATGAATATTAGAAAGGCTCTAGTGTCTGGATTCTTTATGCag GTCGCGCATCTTGAGAGAACTGGACATTACTTAACGGTCAAGGATAACCAAGTTGTTCAGCTTCATCCGTCAACATGTCTTGACCATAAACCAGAATGGGTATTGTACAATGAGTTTGTGCTGACCACTAAAAATTATATCAGGACAGTAACAGACATAAAAGCTGACTG gcTAATTCGTAATGCTCCACAATACTACAACATGGATAACTTTCCACAGTGCGAGGCAAAACGTGTACTGGAGAGGCTAATAGCCAAATTACAAGCCAGAGAATATACAAGTTCAACACAAGCTTAA
- the LOC140046899 gene encoding uncharacterized protein isoform X2 — translation MSLSELFVQILESEQKAEERKHVLNEIKNEIGNTRGKLGKVQEQKLSLQGQQLIKTKKLSEEELNLKLYTIRENVLKEQLCELQVINKERLKDLSIVREQQEYEKKIFHEELEKFSKEYDMQGNGVMERQGQAQVEVDGLKEQESLLNKEMSEYREHTKTLNKLTDEKESMIKEINELEMKWKDLDEEVQKEEEKIKKLEKEKKELASKSHTCSEFKRLQNELETCQDDNLESVCAALQLELDQLQRNLWQKQLQNRTTRQQTNTLTGQQTRGQPSGKSGNNRSAPKQSCFKWAPPTKVAAPSVDPPKPNLKKLRQNMKVKNKMQDLTTKQNTQNALFSFGFKSPTFDLQLDSLFEDF, via the exons ATGAGTCTCAGTGAGTTATTTGTTCAGATTCTCGAGTCTGAACAGAAGGCAGAAGAAcgaaaacatgttttaaatgaaa TTAAGAATGAAATTGGAAATACAAGAGGAAAACTAGGAAAAGTTCAAGAACAAAAATTATCCTTGCAAGGTCAACAACTTATTAag ACCAAAAAGTTATCTGAAGAAGAGTTAAATTTAAAGTTGTATACAATTAGAGAGAATGTGTTAAAAGAACAACTCTGTGAACTTCAAGTGATCAACAAAGAAAGACTAAAAGATTTA TCCATTGTTAGAGAACAACAGGAGTATGAAAAAAAGATTTTTCATGAGGAATTGGAAAAATTCAGCAAAGAATATGACATGCAAGGGAATGGGGTTATGGAACGCCAAGGACAAGCTCAGGTAGAAGTAGACGGGCTAAAGGAACAAGAAAGTCTGTTGAATAAAG AAATGAGTGAGTACAGAGAACATACAAAAACGTTGAATAAACTAACTGATGAAAAAGAATCAATGATTAAGGAAATAAATGAGTTAGAAATGAAATGGAAAG ATTTGGATGAAGAGGTGCAAAAAGAGGAGGAAAAAATAAAGAAGTTGGAGAAAGAGAAAAAAGAGTTGGCAAGCAAATCTCACACATGCTCAGAGTTTAAAAG ATTACAAAATGAACTTGAGACATGCCAGGATGATAATCTAGAAAGTGTGTGTGCAGCCTTACAACTTGAATTAGATCAGTTACAGAGAAATCTCTggcaaaaacaattacaaaacagAACAACTAGGCAGCAGACAAATACTCTCACAGGTCAACAGACGAGAGGTCAACCTTCG ggaaaatCTGGAAATAACAGAAGCGCTCCCAAGCAGTCTTGCTTCAAGTGGGCGCCCCCTACGAAAGTTGCAGCACCATCTGTTGACCCACCTAAACCAAATCTGAAAAAGCTTCGTCAAAATATGAAggtgaaaaataaaatgcag
- the LOC140046899 gene encoding uncharacterized protein isoform X1: MSLSELFVQILESEQKAEERKHVLNESKVKNEIGNTRGKLGKVQEQKLSLQGQQLIKTKKLSEEELNLKLYTIRENVLKEQLCELQVINKERLKDLSIVREQQEYEKKIFHEELEKFSKEYDMQGNGVMERQGQAQVEVDGLKEQESLLNKEMSEYREHTKTLNKLTDEKESMIKEINELEMKWKDLDEEVQKEEEKIKKLEKEKKELASKSHTCSEFKRLQNELETCQDDNLESVCAALQLELDQLQRNLWQKQLQNRTTRQQTNTLTGQQTRGQPSGKSGNNRSAPKQSCFKWAPPTKVAAPSVDPPKPNLKKLRQNMKVKNKMQDLTTKQNTQNALFSFGFKSPTFDLQLDSLFEDF; encoded by the exons ATGAGTCTCAGTGAGTTATTTGTTCAGATTCTCGAGTCTGAACAGAAGGCAGAAGAAcgaaaacatgttttaaatgaaagtaAGG TTAAGAATGAAATTGGAAATACAAGAGGAAAACTAGGAAAAGTTCAAGAACAAAAATTATCCTTGCAAGGTCAACAACTTATTAag ACCAAAAAGTTATCTGAAGAAGAGTTAAATTTAAAGTTGTATACAATTAGAGAGAATGTGTTAAAAGAACAACTCTGTGAACTTCAAGTGATCAACAAAGAAAGACTAAAAGATTTA TCCATTGTTAGAGAACAACAGGAGTATGAAAAAAAGATTTTTCATGAGGAATTGGAAAAATTCAGCAAAGAATATGACATGCAAGGGAATGGGGTTATGGAACGCCAAGGACAAGCTCAGGTAGAAGTAGACGGGCTAAAGGAACAAGAAAGTCTGTTGAATAAAG AAATGAGTGAGTACAGAGAACATACAAAAACGTTGAATAAACTAACTGATGAAAAAGAATCAATGATTAAGGAAATAAATGAGTTAGAAATGAAATGGAAAG ATTTGGATGAAGAGGTGCAAAAAGAGGAGGAAAAAATAAAGAAGTTGGAGAAAGAGAAAAAAGAGTTGGCAAGCAAATCTCACACATGCTCAGAGTTTAAAAG ATTACAAAATGAACTTGAGACATGCCAGGATGATAATCTAGAAAGTGTGTGTGCAGCCTTACAACTTGAATTAGATCAGTTACAGAGAAATCTCTggcaaaaacaattacaaaacagAACAACTAGGCAGCAGACAAATACTCTCACAGGTCAACAGACGAGAGGTCAACCTTCG ggaaaatCTGGAAATAACAGAAGCGCTCCCAAGCAGTCTTGCTTCAAGTGGGCGCCCCCTACGAAAGTTGCAGCACCATCTGTTGACCCACCTAAACCAAATCTGAAAAAGCTTCGTCAAAATATGAAggtgaaaaataaaatgcag
- the LOC140046899 gene encoding uncharacterized protein isoform X3, with amino-acid sequence MSLSELFVQILESEQKAEERKHVLNESKVKNEIGNTRGKLGKVQEQKLSLQGQQLIKTKKLSEEELNLKLYTIRENVLKEQLCELQVINKERLKDLSIVREQQEYEKKIFHEELEKFSKEYDMQGNGVMERQGQAQVEVDGLKEQESLLNKEMSEYREHTKTLNKLTDEKESMIKEINELEMKWKDLDEEVQKEEEKIKKLEKEKKELASKSHTCSEFKRLQNELETCQDDNLESVCAALQLELDQLQRNLWQKQLQNRTTRQQTNTLTGQQTRGQPSGKSGNNRSAPKQSCFKWAPPTKVAAPSVDPPKPNLKKLRQNMKVKNKMQSPTFDLQLDSLFEDF; translated from the exons ATGAGTCTCAGTGAGTTATTTGTTCAGATTCTCGAGTCTGAACAGAAGGCAGAAGAAcgaaaacatgttttaaatgaaagtaAGG TTAAGAATGAAATTGGAAATACAAGAGGAAAACTAGGAAAAGTTCAAGAACAAAAATTATCCTTGCAAGGTCAACAACTTATTAag ACCAAAAAGTTATCTGAAGAAGAGTTAAATTTAAAGTTGTATACAATTAGAGAGAATGTGTTAAAAGAACAACTCTGTGAACTTCAAGTGATCAACAAAGAAAGACTAAAAGATTTA TCCATTGTTAGAGAACAACAGGAGTATGAAAAAAAGATTTTTCATGAGGAATTGGAAAAATTCAGCAAAGAATATGACATGCAAGGGAATGGGGTTATGGAACGCCAAGGACAAGCTCAGGTAGAAGTAGACGGGCTAAAGGAACAAGAAAGTCTGTTGAATAAAG AAATGAGTGAGTACAGAGAACATACAAAAACGTTGAATAAACTAACTGATGAAAAAGAATCAATGATTAAGGAAATAAATGAGTTAGAAATGAAATGGAAAG ATTTGGATGAAGAGGTGCAAAAAGAGGAGGAAAAAATAAAGAAGTTGGAGAAAGAGAAAAAAGAGTTGGCAAGCAAATCTCACACATGCTCAGAGTTTAAAAG ATTACAAAATGAACTTGAGACATGCCAGGATGATAATCTAGAAAGTGTGTGTGCAGCCTTACAACTTGAATTAGATCAGTTACAGAGAAATCTCTggcaaaaacaattacaaaacagAACAACTAGGCAGCAGACAAATACTCTCACAGGTCAACAGACGAGAGGTCAACCTTCG ggaaaatCTGGAAATAACAGAAGCGCTCCCAAGCAGTCTTGCTTCAAGTGGGCGCCCCCTACGAAAGTTGCAGCACCATCTGTTGACCCACCTAAACCAAATCTGAAAAAGCTTCGTCAAAATATGAAggtgaaaaataaaatgcag
- the LOC140046899 gene encoding uncharacterized protein isoform X4, producing the protein MSLSELFVQILESEQKAEERKHVLNESKVKNEIGNTRGKLGKVQEQKLSLQGQQLIKTKKLSEEELNLKLYTIRENVLKEQLCELQVINKERLKDLSIVREQQEYEKKIFHEELEKFSKEYDMQGNGVMERQGQAQVEVDGLKEQESLLNKEMSEYREHTKTLNKLTDEKESMIKEINELEMKWKDLDEEVQKEEEKIKKLEKEKKELASKSHTCSEFKRLQNELETCQDDNLESVCAALQLELDQLQRNLWQKQLQNRTTRQQTNTLTGQQTRGQPSGKSGNNRSAPKQSCFKWAPPTKVAAPSVDPPKPNLKKLRQNMKVKNKMQPFVGC; encoded by the exons ATGAGTCTCAGTGAGTTATTTGTTCAGATTCTCGAGTCTGAACAGAAGGCAGAAGAAcgaaaacatgttttaaatgaaagtaAGG TTAAGAATGAAATTGGAAATACAAGAGGAAAACTAGGAAAAGTTCAAGAACAAAAATTATCCTTGCAAGGTCAACAACTTATTAag ACCAAAAAGTTATCTGAAGAAGAGTTAAATTTAAAGTTGTATACAATTAGAGAGAATGTGTTAAAAGAACAACTCTGTGAACTTCAAGTGATCAACAAAGAAAGACTAAAAGATTTA TCCATTGTTAGAGAACAACAGGAGTATGAAAAAAAGATTTTTCATGAGGAATTGGAAAAATTCAGCAAAGAATATGACATGCAAGGGAATGGGGTTATGGAACGCCAAGGACAAGCTCAGGTAGAAGTAGACGGGCTAAAGGAACAAGAAAGTCTGTTGAATAAAG AAATGAGTGAGTACAGAGAACATACAAAAACGTTGAATAAACTAACTGATGAAAAAGAATCAATGATTAAGGAAATAAATGAGTTAGAAATGAAATGGAAAG ATTTGGATGAAGAGGTGCAAAAAGAGGAGGAAAAAATAAAGAAGTTGGAGAAAGAGAAAAAAGAGTTGGCAAGCAAATCTCACACATGCTCAGAGTTTAAAAG ATTACAAAATGAACTTGAGACATGCCAGGATGATAATCTAGAAAGTGTGTGTGCAGCCTTACAACTTGAATTAGATCAGTTACAGAGAAATCTCTggcaaaaacaattacaaaacagAACAACTAGGCAGCAGACAAATACTCTCACAGGTCAACAGACGAGAGGTCAACCTTCG ggaaaatCTGGAAATAACAGAAGCGCTCCCAAGCAGTCTTGCTTCAAGTGGGCGCCCCCTACGAAAGTTGCAGCACCATCTGTTGACCCACCTAAACCAAATCTGAAAAAGCTTCGTCAAAATATGAAggtgaaaaataaaatgcag